One Sanguibacter keddieii DSM 10542 genomic window carries:
- a CDS encoding glycosyltransferase: MPDTTPGPLPEVDGRRVKIGVLVYNDCHADARVLKTAATLQAAGADVRIVGVARARAGFPVGSQVLPSGVELERVPEFELVKALPRTAALAKRLLGVGRGPVPDPVAAPAPERTADEAGRTTAPEVPSAPPAPSSAPAPAPAPARSVGSRLKTTAAGLWLKTYQVVSLVLYQRGARKALAAWGPDLVHANDANTLAPASRLGVPVVYDSHELWTHRNVKGPRPVAEVVERLSERRHARRAAGVVTVSPSIAEWLHRTYRLSAEPVLVRNIPSAPTAPPSPSTGRLRDLAGLGPDDRVIAYGGRITTSRGIEETLSAMRELPADVHFVLLGYGEPEYVGPLGDLAETLGVRDRVHFVGRVGPDEVAGALADADVSIVYVRPTCLSYRYSLPNKLFEAIHAGLPIAAADLPDTARVVEDFGVGRVFSSDSPQDLARVVLEVLEDPDAYRAASRAAVEHLTWEIESERLLALYRDVLGRRRASRGRA, encoded by the coding sequence ATGCCTGACACGACCCCCGGCCCGCTGCCCGAGGTCGACGGGCGCCGCGTCAAGATCGGCGTGCTCGTCTACAACGACTGCCACGCCGACGCCCGCGTCCTCAAGACCGCCGCGACGCTCCAGGCGGCGGGCGCCGACGTGCGCATCGTCGGAGTCGCCCGCGCCCGTGCCGGCTTCCCCGTCGGGTCGCAGGTGCTCCCCTCCGGGGTCGAGCTCGAGCGCGTCCCGGAGTTCGAGCTCGTCAAGGCGCTGCCGCGGACCGCCGCGCTGGCCAAGCGCCTCCTCGGCGTGGGCCGCGGACCGGTGCCCGACCCGGTCGCGGCACCGGCCCCCGAGCGCACGGCCGACGAGGCCGGTCGGACCACGGCGCCCGAGGTCCCGTCGGCACCTCCGGCACCGTCGTCCGCCCCCGCCCCCGCCCCCGCGCCGGCACGGTCGGTCGGGTCCCGCCTCAAGACCACGGCCGCCGGCCTCTGGCTCAAGACGTACCAGGTGGTCAGCCTCGTGCTGTACCAGCGCGGTGCCCGCAAGGCCCTCGCGGCCTGGGGCCCGGACCTCGTGCACGCCAACGACGCGAACACCCTCGCCCCGGCCTCGCGGCTCGGCGTCCCGGTGGTCTACGACTCCCACGAGCTCTGGACGCACCGCAACGTCAAGGGCCCCCGCCCGGTCGCGGAGGTCGTCGAGAGGCTCTCCGAGCGCCGGCACGCGCGCCGCGCGGCGGGCGTGGTGACCGTCTCCCCGAGCATCGCGGAGTGGCTGCACCGCACCTACCGGCTGTCGGCCGAACCGGTGCTCGTGCGGAACATCCCGTCGGCGCCCACCGCGCCGCCGAGCCCGTCCACGGGCCGGCTGCGCGACCTCGCAGGACTCGGCCCGGACGACCGCGTCATCGCCTACGGCGGCCGGATCACCACCTCGCGCGGCATCGAGGAGACGCTCAGCGCCATGCGCGAGCTCCCCGCTGATGTGCACTTCGTGCTGCTCGGGTACGGCGAGCCCGAGTACGTGGGCCCCCTCGGCGACCTCGCCGAGACCCTCGGCGTGCGGGACCGCGTGCACTTCGTCGGACGTGTCGGTCCCGACGAGGTGGCGGGGGCGCTCGCCGACGCCGACGTGTCGATCGTCTACGTCCGGCCCACCTGCCTGAGCTACCGCTACTCGCTGCCCAACAAGCTCTTCGAGGCGATCCACGCCGGGCTGCCGATCGCCGCGGCGGACCTGCCGGACACGGCGCGGGTGGTCGAGGACTTCGGCGTCGGGCGCGTGTTCTCGTCCGACTCCCCGCAGGACCTCGCCCGCGTGGTCCTCGAGGTCCTCGAGGACCCCGACGCGTACCGGGCGGCGTCCCGCGCGGCGGTCGAGCACCTCACCTGGGAGATCGAGTCCGAGC
- a CDS encoding ABC transporter ATP-binding protein, with translation MTSLFRTVRTLLALLPGGSRRFVVTFAVASGALAILDVAALGLLAMTLAPMISGSEITLPVLGTFSESGDFLPLLVAVGVLIVLKSVFAVTLQWFATRRFARFEQDLGRQLLDAFFVSPWTDRLGRNSTDLVRSTDVGVATTVSGVLIPFAMLSGEVFTFVAVMLVLVVAQPLMAVVTVVYFGIVGAFLYGWVLRKAVAAGTDNREYSARAVRLVSEMVASLKEITLRDKGGEVSNLVQGVRRHSSQARANMSFLGVVPRYVLEASLVGGFALAAVVGSLGGDGLDGALTSLALFGVAGFRIVPSITRFQSIMAQTAASIPFAEKVIAEIARGQRYAQKRHEAGAGTALPDDAQEMIFDAVSFRYPGSDRDAVDRVDVRIPFGSSIALVGASGSGKSTLVDMILGLLEPTAGEIRVDDQPLAGVLASWRSRVGYVPQEVSLFDASVAQNVALSWTEDGIDRDRVRRALERAQVLDIVEAREGGIDAPIGERGMNLSGGQRQRLGIARALYAEPMVLIMDEATSALDTGTEALVTQAIQELRGDVTVIVVAHRLATIRHSDAVCFMRDGEMVVSGTFAEVVAAEPDFAHQAALAGLANEPVERNPDA, from the coding sequence ATGACCAGCCTGTTCCGCACCGTCCGGACCCTCCTCGCGCTGCTCCCCGGGGGCAGCCGCCGGTTCGTCGTCACCTTCGCGGTGGCCTCCGGCGCGCTCGCGATCCTCGACGTCGCCGCCCTCGGGCTGCTCGCCATGACGCTCGCACCGATGATCTCGGGCTCGGAGATCACCCTGCCCGTGCTCGGCACCTTCTCCGAGTCAGGGGACTTCCTCCCGCTGCTCGTCGCCGTCGGGGTGCTCATCGTCCTCAAGAGCGTCTTCGCCGTGACGCTCCAGTGGTTCGCGACCCGCCGCTTCGCGCGGTTCGAGCAGGACCTCGGTCGCCAGCTGCTCGACGCGTTCTTCGTGTCGCCGTGGACGGACCGCCTCGGCCGCAACTCCACGGACCTCGTCCGGTCGACCGACGTCGGCGTCGCCACGACGGTCTCGGGCGTGCTCATCCCCTTCGCGATGCTCTCGGGCGAGGTCTTCACCTTCGTCGCGGTGATGCTCGTGCTCGTGGTCGCGCAGCCGCTCATGGCTGTCGTCACCGTCGTCTACTTCGGCATCGTCGGGGCGTTCCTCTACGGGTGGGTGCTGCGCAAGGCCGTCGCCGCGGGCACCGACAACCGCGAGTACTCCGCGCGGGCCGTCCGGCTCGTCTCGGAGATGGTCGCCTCGCTCAAGGAGATCACGCTCCGCGACAAGGGCGGCGAGGTCTCGAACCTCGTGCAGGGCGTCCGCCGGCACAGCTCGCAGGCGCGCGCGAACATGTCGTTCCTCGGTGTGGTGCCGCGCTACGTGCTCGAGGCCTCGCTGGTCGGAGGCTTCGCCCTCGCCGCGGTGGTCGGGTCCCTCGGCGGCGACGGGCTGGACGGTGCGCTCACGTCGCTCGCGCTGTTCGGGGTCGCCGGGTTCCGCATCGTCCCCTCGATCACCCGCTTCCAGTCGATCATGGCGCAGACCGCGGCCTCCATCCCCTTCGCCGAGAAGGTCATCGCGGAGATCGCGCGTGGTCAGCGCTACGCCCAGAAGCGTCACGAGGCGGGCGCGGGCACCGCCCTGCCCGACGACGCGCAGGAGATGATCTTCGACGCGGTCTCGTTCCGGTACCCCGGCAGCGACCGCGACGCCGTCGACAGGGTCGACGTGCGCATCCCCTTCGGCTCGTCCATCGCGCTCGTCGGTGCGTCGGGCTCGGGCAAGTCGACCCTCGTCGACATGATCCTCGGGCTGCTCGAGCCGACCGCAGGGGAGATCCGCGTCGACGACCAGCCCCTCGCCGGGGTCCTCGCCTCGTGGCGCTCCCGCGTCGGGTACGTCCCGCAGGAGGTGTCGCTCTTCGACGCGAGCGTCGCGCAGAACGTGGCGCTCTCGTGGACCGAGGACGGCATCGACCGCGACCGTGTCCGGCGGGCGCTCGAGCGTGCGCAGGTGCTCGACATCGTCGAGGCGCGCGAGGGTGGCATCGACGCCCCGATCGGTGAGCGCGGCATGAACCTCTCGGGTGGTCAGCGCCAGCGGCTGGGCATCGCCCGCGCGCTCTACGCCGAGCCGATGGTCCTCATCATGGACGAGGCGACCAGCGCCCTCGACACCGGCACCGAGGCCCTGGTCACCCAGGCCATCCAAGAGCTGCGGGGCGACGTCACGGTGATCGTGGTCGCCCACAGGCTCGCGACCATCCGCCACTCCGATGCCGTGTGCTTCATGCGCGACGGCGAGATGGTCGTCTCGGGGACCTTCGCCGAGGTGGTCGCCGCCGAGCCAGACTTCGCCCACCAGGCTGCGCTCGCCGGCCTGGCGAACGAGCCCGTCGAGAGGAACCCGGATGCCTGA